The Algoriphagus sp. TR-M9 genome has a window encoding:
- a CDS encoding SusD/RagB family nutrient-binding outer membrane lipoprotein — protein MKKSISKYILIGMVTLGVASCDIGDFGDTNVNPNQTTQAIPSSLLTNSLTSLGGTVSATQGQLYSQYLANSQYTSADNYQTIIFDYGGYYSGILMDLEHIITMNTDEETKVEASLYGSNANQIAVAQILQSYYFSFITDRWGDIPYSQALNIGEGVRQPAFDPQSEVYAGILATLKTAQANISSTAPVQGDILFGGNMDMWKKFANTLRMKMALRMSEVDPTTAAAEFTSAVNDGVIALDNSENIYYQNLPEAAFQSPWFARFLTRRDYTVANTIVDRMQTTENGGVLDVAMDPRLPEYADPTDIGGMYVGMPYGLSEAKAGAISNSDVSFLNENLRAQDARDYIFTSAQVLFSMAEAAERGWISGDAEALYYQGIEASLDQYGVADGYDTYITNSWVQFDSSMAMEQILTQKWIALYLNGYEAWAEWRRTGYPHLDPAEDALNDSKEIPVRQAYPLFELNLNSDNYEAVVARQGADGLDTPVWWDVD, from the coding sequence ATGAAAAAATCAATTTCAAAATATATACTAATCGGGATGGTTACTCTTGGAGTGGCTTCCTGTGACATAGGAGATTTTGGAGATACCAACGTCAACCCAAATCAGACGACTCAGGCTATTCCTTCTTCTCTATTGACTAATAGTCTTACTAGCTTGGGTGGTACCGTTTCAGCTACTCAAGGACAACTGTATTCTCAGTATTTGGCTAATTCCCAGTACACTTCTGCTGATAACTACCAGACAATCATTTTTGACTATGGTGGATATTATAGTGGGATTTTGATGGATTTGGAGCATATCATCACCATGAATACGGATGAGGAGACTAAAGTAGAAGCCTCTTTATACGGTTCTAATGCTAACCAGATCGCTGTAGCTCAAATCTTACAGTCCTACTATTTCAGCTTCATTACCGACAGATGGGGAGATATTCCTTATTCTCAGGCATTGAATATAGGTGAGGGAGTCCGTCAGCCTGCATTTGATCCGCAGTCTGAAGTGTATGCTGGAATTTTGGCTACTTTAAAGACCGCTCAGGCAAATATTTCATCTACAGCTCCGGTTCAAGGTGATATCCTGTTCGGAGGTAACATGGATATGTGGAAGAAATTCGCCAATACCCTTAGAATGAAAATGGCATTGAGAATGTCAGAAGTAGATCCTACTACCGCAGCAGCAGAATTTACTTCTGCAGTAAATGATGGAGTGATTGCTTTGGATAATAGCGAGAATATTTACTATCAAAACTTACCTGAAGCTGCTTTTCAGAGTCCATGGTTTGCGAGATTCTTGACGCGTCGTGATTACACGGTGGCCAATACCATAGTGGACAGAATGCAAACTACCGAAAATGGTGGTGTGCTAGACGTAGCAATGGATCCTAGACTTCCTGAATATGCAGATCCAACCGATATCGGTGGGATGTATGTAGGTATGCCTTATGGTCTATCTGAGGCAAAGGCCGGTGCGATTTCTAACTCTGATGTATCATTCTTAAATGAGAACTTGAGAGCTCAGGACGCTAGAGATTACATCTTCACTTCTGCTCAGGTATTGTTTTCTATGGCAGAAGCTGCAGAAAGAGGATGGATATCTGGAGATGCTGAGGCACTTTACTACCAAGGTATTGAAGCTTCTTTGGATCAATATGGAGTAGCTGATGGGTATGACACTTACATCACTAACTCTTGGGTACAGTTTGATTCATCTATGGCTATGGAGCAAATCCTGACCCAGAAGTGGATTGCACTATATCTGAATGGTTATGAAGCTTGGGCTGAATGGAGAAGAACTGGATATCCTCACTTGGATCCAGCTGAAGATGCGCTGAACGACAGTAAAGAAATCCCTGTTAGACAGGCTTATCCTCTATTCGAACTGAATCTAAACTCTGACAATTACGAAGCTGTAGTAGCTCGTCAAGGTGCAGATGGTTTAGATACACCGGTTTGGTGGGATGTTGACTAA
- a CDS encoding TonB-dependent receptor, producing MNRTLPLLFLFLLFSTCLLAQETDQPLLFDRDYSEAPLPEVLKNLQSTSQTRFFYQEDWGIDAFLVNAKQGENAIENISELLRNYGFSLIPYKGLLVIVNQEGLQAYRYEQWEEDDAQLNDYQIIGTGKPENSNLPVTLSGQIKDAGENEPLIGASIQVVDSSEGVVTDLDGNYELSLVPGKYKFLVQYAGYEPQSIPVQLINSGELDVELFNETLKLEEVTISARSQEVTVSEKIAGREILDIAVIKSLPTFMGEVDPVKSLISLPGVSSVGEGTSGFNVRGGDPGQNLVMMDGAIVYNSSHLFGFFGAFNSDLIRDVELYKGGGPANYGGRVSSVLNVNLRNGNAQKMDVQGGIGLISSRLLVEGPLKKDKTSFLLSGRTAYPNWMLKRMKDPDLYQSAAGFYDVNFKVNHNIDDNNVLSFSGYLSDDNFEFASDTAYVWKTKLGIVKWDHRFSNKFLMQTQVVASDFQSNINNTQESYDFDYRSGILNYQGKIDFSYELGRSHNLDFGISSLYYEFNNGDFTPGAENSTSEQVVIPRENALESAIYANDEFEISPRLSLVYGLRVSNYLALGGSYFKFDPNQPKTTASITDTLNFNNNEVAKSYMGIEPRASLRWLATPSSSVKLSYYRTNQYIHLISNTAAISPVNYWKSSGYNLSPSIADQYTLGFFKNWKDNLFEISLEGYYKDIQNVVDYKNAANILLNETLDADLIQGVGRAYGAEFLIRKNRGKLTGWVGYTFSRSLRKFDESLFEEEKINGGSFYPANYDKPHDLSVVMNYKLSRRFAMNLNFAYSTGRPITVPVSKFQYEDILSVLNYSDRNQYRVPDYHRLDLSFTLQSGLKKEKFIDGEWVFSIYNVYGRRNPFSVYFTQRGNAFQLSVLGSAFPSISYNFKL from the coding sequence ATGAATAGAACACTACCACTATTATTCCTTTTCTTGCTTTTTTCTACCTGCCTTTTAGCACAGGAAACTGACCAACCTCTACTTTTTGATCGTGATTACTCTGAAGCTCCATTACCTGAGGTATTGAAAAACCTTCAAAGTACTTCGCAAACCCGTTTTTTCTACCAAGAAGATTGGGGTATAGATGCCTTTTTGGTCAATGCAAAGCAAGGTGAAAATGCCATTGAAAACATATCAGAACTCTTAAGAAATTACGGATTTAGCTTGATTCCGTATAAAGGTTTGCTCGTAATTGTCAACCAAGAAGGCCTGCAAGCCTACCGGTACGAGCAATGGGAAGAGGATGATGCCCAGCTGAATGACTATCAGATCATTGGTACAGGGAAGCCTGAAAACTCAAACCTACCTGTAACCCTGAGTGGACAAATCAAAGACGCCGGGGAGAATGAACCATTAATCGGCGCTAGTATCCAAGTAGTAGATAGCTCCGAAGGAGTGGTCACCGATTTGGATGGCAACTATGAGCTGTCGCTGGTTCCCGGGAAATACAAGTTTCTAGTTCAATATGCCGGCTATGAACCCCAATCCATACCTGTACAGCTGATCAATTCAGGGGAATTGGATGTAGAGCTTTTTAATGAAACTCTAAAACTGGAAGAGGTTACCATCTCTGCCCGGAGCCAAGAAGTCACCGTTTCTGAAAAGATAGCTGGAAGAGAAATTCTGGATATTGCTGTGATCAAAAGCCTGCCCACCTTTATGGGAGAAGTAGATCCTGTGAAAAGCTTGATTTCCCTACCGGGAGTAAGCTCTGTAGGTGAAGGTACTTCGGGGTTCAACGTGCGTGGGGGAGACCCAGGTCAAAACCTGGTAATGATGGATGGGGCGATTGTTTATAACAGTTCACACCTTTTTGGCTTTTTCGGTGCATTCAATTCTGACCTGATCCGGGATGTAGAACTCTACAAAGGAGGCGGCCCGGCCAATTATGGAGGAAGGGTTTCATCCGTTTTAAATGTAAATCTCCGTAATGGTAACGCTCAAAAAATGGATGTGCAAGGCGGGATTGGCTTGATCTCATCCAGGCTTTTAGTAGAAGGACCATTGAAAAAGGACAAGACTTCATTTCTGCTTTCGGGTCGTACTGCTTATCCTAACTGGATGCTCAAGCGGATGAAAGACCCAGACCTTTACCAAAGTGCAGCAGGTTTTTATGACGTCAATTTTAAGGTTAATCATAACATTGATGATAACAATGTACTATCCTTCTCAGGGTATCTGAGTGATGATAATTTTGAATTTGCGTCGGATACGGCTTATGTCTGGAAAACCAAACTGGGTATTGTGAAGTGGGATCACCGATTCAGCAACAAGTTTTTGATGCAGACTCAGGTCGTAGCCAGTGATTTTCAAAGCAACATAAACAACACCCAAGAAAGCTACGATTTCGACTATAGATCCGGTATTTTGAATTATCAGGGGAAAATTGATTTCTCCTATGAGCTTGGTCGCTCCCATAACTTGGATTTTGGAATCAGCTCTCTATACTATGAATTTAATAATGGGGATTTCACTCCAGGAGCAGAAAACTCCACTTCTGAGCAAGTAGTAATTCCTAGAGAAAACGCGCTGGAAAGTGCCATTTATGCCAATGATGAATTTGAAATCTCGCCGCGACTTTCTTTAGTCTATGGATTACGGGTTTCCAATTACCTGGCTTTGGGGGGAAGCTATTTCAAATTTGACCCAAATCAGCCAAAAACCACAGCATCTATTACGGATACCCTGAATTTCAACAATAATGAGGTGGCAAAATCATACATGGGTATAGAGCCAAGAGCTTCTTTGCGTTGGTTGGCCACTCCTTCCAGTTCTGTGAAATTGAGTTATTACCGGACTAATCAATACATACATTTGATTTCAAATACAGCGGCTATTTCGCCGGTGAACTATTGGAAGTCGTCTGGATATAATCTTTCCCCTTCTATCGCAGATCAGTACACCTTGGGTTTTTTCAAAAACTGGAAAGACAATTTGTTTGAAATATCACTAGAAGGGTACTATAAGGACATACAAAATGTGGTAGATTATAAAAATGCAGCCAACATTCTACTCAATGAAACCCTGGATGCAGACTTGATCCAAGGTGTAGGAAGAGCTTACGGAGCCGAATTTTTGATCAGGAAAAACAGAGGTAAACTAACGGGCTGGGTAGGATATACCTTTTCCCGCAGTTTGAGGAAGTTTGATGAATCTCTATTCGAAGAGGAGAAGATCAATGGAGGTAGTTTTTATCCGGCTAATTACGATAAGCCGCATGACCTTTCGGTAGTGATGAATTACAAGTTAAGCAGAAGGTTTGCCATGAACTTAAACTTCGCTTATTCTACAGGAAGACCGATTACCGTACCGGTTTCTAAATTCCAATACGAGGACATCCTTTCTGTTTTGAATTACAGTGACAGAAATCAATACCGCGTTCCGGATTACCATAGACTTGACCTATCCTTCACTTTACAAAGTGGACTGAAAAAGGAGAAGTTTATCGATGGCGAATGGGTGTTTTCCATTTATAACGTTTACGGCAGGAGAAATCCCTTCTCCGTTTATTTCACTCAAAGAGGAAATGCATTCCAGCTTTCTGTGCTAGGCAGTGCTTTCCCGTCAATCTCATACAATTTTAAATTATAA